The nucleotide sequence GACAGGGTATTGATGGTCGAGACCGGCCATTTCGCCACCCTGTGGCGCCAGATGGCCGGTCGCTTCGGGATCGAGGTCGACTTCATCCCCGGCGACTGGCGCCGTGGCGCCGATCCCGCCCAGATCGAGGCGAAGCTCGCCGAGGACACCGCGCGCGCCATCAAGGCGGTGATGGTCGTGCACAACGAGACCTCGACCGGCGCGACCAGCCGCATCGCCGAGATCCGCGCCGCCATCGACCGCGCCTCGCATCCGGCGCTGCTGATGGTCGACACCATCTCCTCGCTCGGCTCGGTCGACTACCGGCACGACGAATGGAAGGTCGACGTCAGCGTGAGCTGCTCTCAGAAGGGCTTCATGCTGCCGCCGGGCCTCGGCTTCAACGCGATCTCGGACAAGGCGCGCGCCGCATCCAAGACCAACAAGATGCCGCGCTCCTATTTCGACTGGGAGGAGATGCTGAAGCCGAACGCCAAGGGCTTCTTCCCCTACACGCCGGCGACGAACCTGCTCTACGGCCTGCGCGAGGCGATCGCGATGCTGCTCGAAGAGGGCCTCGACAACGTCTTCGCGCGCCATCAGCGGCTTGCGGCGGCGACGCGCGCCGCCGTCAATCATTGGGGCCTCGAGGTGCTGTGCCAGGAGCCCGCCGAATTCTCGCCGGTGCTGACGGCGGTGCTGATGCCGCCCGGGCATGATGCCGACCAGTTCCGGAAAGTCGTGCTCGACAATTACAACATGTCGCTCGGCTCGGGCCTGTCCAAGGTCGCCGGCAAGGTCTTCCGCATCGGTCATCTCGGCGAATGCAACGTGCTGACGCTGCTCGGCGCGCTCACCGGCGTCGAGATGGGCCTGTCGGTAGCCGGCGTGCCGCACCGCTCCGGCGGCGTCGAGACTGCGATGAAGCTTCTGGAGCAGCGCCCGCAAGGCAATTCGTCGCCGCATCTGAAGGTGGTCGGCACATAGCCGGCCTCTGCGCGCACCGACAATCAAAACAACAGCGACGCGGGAGGGGATTGCGATGGGAGTCCGGCTCAAGGCCACGCATGTCGTACTGGCAATGCTCTGCGCGATGTATTTCATCACCTATGTCGACCGGGTCAACATCGGCACCGCGGCCAGCGAGATCCAGAAGGAGCTCGGACTCAGCAATACCCAGCTCGGCCTGGTGTTCTCCGCCTTCGCCTATCCGTACCTGCTGTTTCAGGTGATCGGCGGCTGGGTCGGCGATCATTTCGGGCCGCGCAAGACGCTGTTCTGGTGCGGCATGATCTGGGCCGCAGCGACCATCATGACCGGCTTCGTGAGCGGTCTCGCCGCGCTGTTCGTCGCGCGCTTTGCGCTCGGCTTCGGCGAGGGCGCGACCTTTCCGACCGCGACGCGCGCGATGCAATACTGGACGCCGTCGACCCGCCGCGGCTTTGCGCAAGGGCTGACGCATTCCTTCGCCCGGCTCGGCAATGCCGTGACGCCGCCGGTGGTCGCGCTCCTGATCCTCTGGCTGACCTGGCGCGGGGCATTCGTCGTGCTCGGCCTCGTCAGCCTGGTCTGGGGCGTCATCTGGGTCTGGTACTTCCGCAACGAGCCGAAGGACCAAGCCTCCATCACGCAGGCGGAGCTCGCGGCGTTGCCGCCGCGCCCCGTCGGCGAGCGGCCGCGCGTGCCCTGGGGCCCGCTGCTGGGGCGGATGTGGCCGGTGACGCTGACCTATTTCTGCTATGGCTGGTGCCTGTGGCTGTACCTCAACTGGTTGCCGCTGTTCTTCAAGAACACCTACGGCCTCGACATCAAGAATTCCGCCCTGTTCGCCTCGGGCGTCTTCTTCGCGGGCGTGGTCGGCGACAGCGTCGGCGGCGTGCTCTCGGACAAAATTCTTGATCGTACCGGCAATGTCCGCCTGGCACGGCTGAGCGTGACGGTTGCGGGATTTACGGGCGCGCTGTTATCGCTGCTGCCGATCCTGTTCGTCCACGACATCACGGTGGTCGCGCTGTGCCTGTCGGCGGGCTTCTTCTGCGCCGAGCTGGTGATCGGCC is from Bradyrhizobium sp. ISRA430 and encodes:
- a CDS encoding alanine--glyoxylate aminotransferase family protein encodes the protein MHQGRHFLQIPGPSPVPDRILRAMDMPVIDHRSAEFGELGRAVLEGSQKIFQTSGPVVIFPSSGTGAWEAAIVNTLSPGDRVLMVETGHFATLWRQMAGRFGIEVDFIPGDWRRGADPAQIEAKLAEDTARAIKAVMVVHNETSTGATSRIAEIRAAIDRASHPALLMVDTISSLGSVDYRHDEWKVDVSVSCSQKGFMLPPGLGFNAISDKARAASKTNKMPRSYFDWEEMLKPNAKGFFPYTPATNLLYGLREAIAMLLEEGLDNVFARHQRLAAATRAAVNHWGLEVLCQEPAEFSPVLTAVLMPPGHDADQFRKVVLDNYNMSLGSGLSKVAGKVFRIGHLGECNVLTLLGALTGVEMGLSVAGVPHRSGGVETAMKLLEQRPQGNSSPHLKVVGT
- a CDS encoding MFS transporter, producing MGVRLKATHVVLAMLCAMYFITYVDRVNIGTAASEIQKELGLSNTQLGLVFSAFAYPYLLFQVIGGWVGDHFGPRKTLFWCGMIWAAATIMTGFVSGLAALFVARFALGFGEGATFPTATRAMQYWTPSTRRGFAQGLTHSFARLGNAVTPPVVALLILWLTWRGAFVVLGLVSLVWGVIWVWYFRNEPKDQASITQAELAALPPRPVGERPRVPWGPLLGRMWPVTLTYFCYGWCLWLYLNWLPLFFKNTYGLDIKNSALFASGVFFAGVVGDSVGGVLSDKILDRTGNVRLARLSVTVAGFTGALLSLLPILFVHDITVVALCLSAGFFCAELVIGPMWSIPMDIAPKYSGTASGIMNTGSAFAAIVSPLVAGFVIDVTGNWYLPFLMSIGLLLLGGVSAFLMHPERPFAEAEGRIPTAKVVAAE